CAATGATATGACTATCTCTCCAAGCAGTGTAAATTTTCCCACATTTTCGTTTAACTCAAAAGATAGGACATCTGTAGGCTTATCCTTGTTCCTGTAGATCCTGTTTAGCTCCCTTATGGTTTCGTCAGAACATAAAAAGACACTTACCTCTACTCCTTCAAGATCAAGCATTCTAAGGAACTTGATGAGGGTTTCTTTAAGAGTTTTCAGCCTTAGACCTTTTACCCTCTTTTCTGTCCTTATGCTTACCTTCAAACTCTTCATAGGCTTTTATTATCTTTGCAACTATAGGATGTCTTACTACATCTTCTTGAGTAAAGTAGATAAAAGCTATGTCGTCTATGTCTTTGAGCACCTTTATAGCTTCCACAAGACCAGACTGTTCCTTACTGGGAAGGTCTATTTGAGTGATATCCCCTGTAATTACTACCTTAGAACCAAAACCTATACGTGTGAGGAACATCTTCATCTGTTCTCTCGTAGCGTTCTGTGCTTCATCAAGTATTATGAAAGCATCGTTTAGGGTTCTACCCCTCATGAATGCTAGAGGGGCTATCTCTATTATGTTTCTCTCAAGCATATAAGCTGCCTTATCGTAGTCCACCATATCATAGAGAGCATCGTAGAGAGGCCTAAGGTATGGGTCTACCTTCTCTGCTATACCACCTGGAAGAAAGCCTAACTTTTCACCTGCTTCTACTGCCGGTCTTGTGAGTATTATCTTGCTTACTTTGTTTTCCTTGAGATGCACCAAGGCCATGGCCATAGCTAGATATGTTTTTCCTGTTCCAGCAGGACCTATTCCGAAGACTATATCCTTCTCCTTTATGGCATCCACGTAAAGTTTCTGAGTCTTTGTCTTTGGATATATGGCCTTTTTGCGATGTGTGACAAGTATTACTTCCTCCTTCTGCGGTTGTACCTGAATTTCCTTTACAAATTCAGCAGCTCTTTCTCTAACTTCCTGGGCTGTCATGCTTCTATTTTTTAACTCCTTTATGATGTCGGTTATGAACTTGTGAGCTCTTGCTACCTTGTCCTCTTCACCCTTTAGTATTATCTCTGTTCCTCTAGCGGTTATTTTTATACCAAAGAGCTCAGAAAAGTATTTGAGGTTTTCGTCTGCTCTACCTACTATGGCATAAAACTTTTCATCAAAACTACCAAGATCTACCCTTTCTTCAACCTTTTCCATATTCGTTGACATGCTATCTTGTTAGAATAATATATTATCACTAACCACTCAGTCAACAGTAATAAAGGAGGCAAACCATGGGTTATATGATAAGGAGTGCTCTATTACTTGGTCTGTTGACTGGACTTTTTCTTTTTGTAGGTCATATGATAGCAGGGAAGACGGGTATGCTCATAGCCCTTATCATGGCAGGTATCATGAACTTTATAGCCTACTTTTTCTCAAGCAAGATAGTGCTTGCTATGTACGGAGCACGCGAGATAACTGAAGAGGAAGCCCCGTGGCTGCATAGGATTGTGGAAGAGCTTGCTAGAAATGCTAACATCCCTAAACCCAAGATATACCTGGTTCCTATGGAACAGCCAAACGCCTTCGCCACGGGGAGAGGACCTTCAGACGGAGCAGTTGCAGTAACAAGCGGTATACTACAACTGCTTGACGAGAGGGAACTAAGAGGAGTTCTTG
The DNA window shown above is from Thermocrinis minervae and carries:
- the ybeY gene encoding rRNA maturation RNase YbeY, which gives rise to MKSLKVSIRTEKRVKGLRLKTLKETLIKFLRMLDLEGVEVSVFLCSDETIRELNRIYRNKDKPTDVLSFELNENVGKFTLLGEIVISLDTAKRQAQELKHSLEEELKRLLAHGLVHLLGYDHEKGGEEAKLFFSLEGWLLSGEENKLYHPTR
- a CDS encoding PhoH family protein, with translation MEKVEERVDLGSFDEKFYAIVGRADENLKYFSELFGIKITARGTEIILKGEEDKVARAHKFITDIIKELKNRSMTAQEVRERAAEFVKEIQVQPQKEEVILVTHRKKAIYPKTKTQKLYVDAIKEKDIVFGIGPAGTGKTYLAMAMALVHLKENKVSKIILTRPAVEAGEKLGFLPGGIAEKVDPYLRPLYDALYDMVDYDKAAYMLERNIIEIAPLAFMRGRTLNDAFIILDEAQNATREQMKMFLTRIGFGSKVVITGDITQIDLPSKEQSGLVEAIKVLKDIDDIAFIYFTQEDVVRHPIVAKIIKAYEEFEGKHKDRKEGKRSKAENS